Below is a window of Geomonas oryzisoli DNA.
CTTTCTCGGTCGCCAAGGGGCAGTTGGTCGCCCTCATCGGCGCCAACGGCGCCGGCAAGACCACGACCCTCAAATCGCTGTGCGGCCTGATCCCGACCGCCAGCGGCACCATCCACTATGACGGCAAGCTGGTCACCGGCATGCCGGTGCACAAGGTGGTCGACCTCGGCATCACCCTGGTCCCGGAGGGACGCCAGCTCTTCCCGAAAATGACCGTGGAAGAGAACCTGCTGGTGGGCGCCTACCTGAAGAGGGCGCACGGCAAAAGGGCCCAGACCCTGAAGCGGATCTACGAGATCTTCCCGCGCCTTGAAGAGCGCCGCACCCAGACCGCCGAGACCCTTTCCGGCGGCGAGCAGCAGATGGTTGCCATCGGCCGCGCGCTGATGCAGGATCCCCAGGTCATCATGTTCGACGAGCCGAGCCTCGGTCTCGCGCCGATCATGGTGCAGGAGGTCTTCAAGGTAATCCAGGAGCTGCACAAGCAGGGTCTCACCATCTTCCTGGTCGAGCAGAACGTGCACCAGACCTTGAAGGTCGCCGACTACTGTTACGTCATGGAAAACGGGCGCATCGTGGGCCAGGGGACCGGCAAGGACCTTGAAGCCGACGAGTCCATCCGCGAAGCCTACCTCGGCTTCTAAGCAGCAACCTGTAACAGACGCTCCATCCAGATCCCCTATTCACCCGCGCAGGGGACAGGCTCCGCAGGTGCCTGTCCCCTTTGCCACTTTTCCGTTGTCATGACGGGAGGTTTCACATGCAGATCAAGGTAAAACTCTACGCGTCCCTGCGCAGGCAGAAGTTCGACGAGGCGGACTGGGAGATCACCCCGGACCAAAAGATCGCGTCGATCGTGGAGCAGCTGGGGCTCGCCAGGCAGGACGTGGGCACGGTCCTCGTCAACGGCCTGCACGCGGGATGGGACGAGACCGTAGCGGAGGGGGACGTCGTTTCCTTCCTGCCGCGCATGGGCGGAGGATAGTCTAATCCTCCTGCTGTTCGGGGCCTGGCTTCGCAGGTGCCTGTCCCCTTGCCTTCACGGCTCCCCCCTTTGCGAAGGGGGGGCGGGGGGGATTTGCCTCTCCACAGCCACAAGCAAATCCCCTAAATCCCCCTT
It encodes the following:
- a CDS encoding ABC transporter ATP-binding protein, translated to MNLLDVNGISVNYGDIQALWNISFSVAKGQLVALIGANGAGKTTTLKSLCGLIPTASGTIHYDGKLVTGMPVHKVVDLGITLVPEGRQLFPKMTVEENLLVGAYLKRAHGKRAQTLKRIYEIFPRLEERRTQTAETLSGGEQQMVAIGRALMQDPQVIMFDEPSLGLAPIMVQEVFKVIQELHKQGLTIFLVEQNVHQTLKVADYCYVMENGRIVGQGTGKDLEADESIREAYLGF
- a CDS encoding MoaD/ThiS family protein, producing the protein MQIKVKLYASLRRQKFDEADWEITPDQKIASIVEQLGLARQDVGTVLVNGLHAGWDETVAEGDVVSFLPRMGGG